The Bombus vancouverensis nearcticus chromosome 2, iyBomVanc1_principal, whole genome shotgun sequence genome window below encodes:
- the LOC117166414 gene encoding 3'-5' RNA helicase YTHDC2 isoform X2, translated as MPRRNRTKKAPLIGEDTRIAVNLTLKKLLETHDQKELEFPSSYTAEERGYIHKLAHELGLKSKSRGKGTNRFLTVYKREGSTIVQADAVIKLQKASRQSIYNLLQAFPLNHKECQDLLPPIERERPPNTDVNTNTKAMGRLNNSVPQIPQLKTNFDVLNYRKALPIFSFREDILDALNTNQVVIIGGETGSGKTTQVPQFILEHCQQRQQPCRIICTQPRRLSAVSVAERVAFERDEKIGQTFGYQIRLESRVAPKTLLTYCTNGVLLRTLMAGDSALSTVTHVIMDEVHERDRFCDFLLIALKDAIQKHKSLKLVLMSATLDVNIFVKYFNKCAVVNVLGRSYDVDTYFLEDVLKMTGYMTKEMLSKRKEFMNKKDQHKVLETWTQYKPQQSGSNTMNERCILPAPILAQQNEPVPEKIKLEPWLAEEMDKSISEAWLRGGEDNFAQLLYFILSENVSVDYQHSTTFVTPLMIAAGKGCINTTEQLLNLGANLNLRAANEWTALDWAKNMNQAECAELIEAYMKTYDCTLQDETKVHAKDVSLSEEDKFLLDVYQHTFDDDKINYDLLFQLILHIHLKMPPGSLLVFLPGYDDIVTMREKINNEEKEMNKGLRYNLYVLHSNMQTCDQKKVFKPSPVGSRKIILSTNIAETSITIDDVVYVIDSGKVKEKSFDALSGVCTLKSNWISQACAKQRKGRAGRCRKGICYRLFSAVRYNSMELYQTPEILRSPLQELCLYTKHLAPGNTPIAEFLDRALEPPSNVVTRNAVQLLKTIDALDPWEDLTELGSHLLDLPIEPRLGKMLLYAVVLKCLDPVLTIVCSLAYKDPFILPLEPSQKRAATAARKRFATNTYSDHMAVLRAFQGWQNARASGKERTFCEQNFISAAVMEMVVGMRTQLLGQLRASGFVRARGPGDIRDLNSNSENWAVVKAALTAGLYPNLIRLDREHLQLRTQKEVKVSFHPSSTLRDCPKSPRMTSTQTYAANVEALPCDWLLYEEMSRTGRFCHVKMVTLINPLTVALFCGPARLSVDVIYEAESVPESESDSEVDESNEGTIFKLDDWVVFKLDPETARFFLHLRQKWNALFLRRMKTPNKAMSQLDEKVVSTLVSVITNEEQTCGLQQPSGIGQRPRPLIVDYYPANVRRTDDFVERNF; from the exons atgCCACGCAGAAACCGCACTAAGAAAGCCCCTCTTATTGGGGAGGATACTAGAATTGCAGTAAATTTAACGCTTAAAAAGTTATTGGAAACTCATGATCAAAAAGAATTAGAATTTCCATCTTCGTATACTGCGGAAGAAAGAGGCTATATTCATAAATTAGCGCATGAACTTGGATTAAAATCTAAAAGTAGAGG TAAAGGTACAAATCGCTTTTTAACTGTGTACAAAAGAGAAGGATCAACAATAGTTCAAGCTGATGctgtaataaaattacaaaaagcTTCAAGACAaagtatatataatttattacaggCTTTCCCACTAAACCATAAAGAATGTCAGGATTTGTTACCACCGATTGAACGAGAACGGCCTCCTAATACAGATG taaatacaaatacaaaagcAATGGGTCGATTAAATAACAGCGTGCCTCAAATACCACAATTGAAAACtaattttgatgtattaaattATCGTAAAGCACTCCCAATATTTAGTTTCCGGGAAGACATTCTTGATGCATTAAATACTAATCAGGTAGTCATAATAGGAGGGGAAACAGGTAGTGGTAAAACTACCCAAGTTCCTCAATTTATTCTTGAACATTGCCAACAAAGGCAACAACCTTGTAGAATTATTTGCACTCAACCAAGGAGATTATCAGCTGTTTCAGTGGCTGAAAGAGTAGCATTTGAAAGAGATGAAAAAATTGGACAAACGTTCGGTTATCAAATAAGGCTTGAAAGTAGAGTTGCCCCAAAAACTCTTTTAACATACTGTACAAATGGTGTTCTCCTTAGAACTCTTATGGCAGGAGATTCTGCTTTAAGTACTGTCACACATGTTATCATGGATGAAGTTCACGAACGCGATAGGTTTTGCGATTTTCTTTTAATAGCATTAAAAGATGCAATACAAAAACATAAATCTCTTAAACTTGTGCTTATGAGCGCCACATTGGATGTTAAcatttttgttaaatattttaacaaatgtGCTGTTGTAAATGTCTTGGGAAGATCATATGATGTCGATACGTATTTTCTCGAAGATGTTCTAAAAATGACGGGTTATATGACGAAAGAAATGCTTTCAAAGAGAAAAGAGTTTATGAATAAAAAAGATCAACATAAAGTGTTGGAAACTTGGACTCAATATAAACCTCAACAATCAGGATCAAATACTATGAATGAAAGATGTATATTGCCTGCTCCAATTTTAGCACAACAGAATGAGCCAGTtcctgaaaaaataaaattagaacCATGGCTAGCCGAAGAAATGGATAAAAGCATTTCTGAAGCATGGTTACGCGGAGGCGAAGATAATTTTGCAcaacttttatatttcatactttCCGAAAATGTTTCGGTAGATTATCAACATTCCACGACATTCGTAACTCCGCTTATGATTGCCGCAGGAAAAGGATGTATAAATACCACAGAACAGCTTTTAAATTTAGGTGCAAATTTAAACCTACGAGCAGCCAATGAATGGACTGCATTAGATTGGGCAAAGAATATGAATCAAGCTGAATGTGCCGAGTTAATAGAAGCATATATGAAAACTTATGATTGTACACTACAGGATGAAACAAAAGTACATGCTAAAGATGTTTCGCTTTCGGAagaagataaatttttattagatGTATATCAACATACATTTGATGATGATAAAATCAATTATGATCTCCTCTTTCAATTAATTTTGCACATCCACTTAAAGATGCCTCCTGGTTCTCTTTTAGTATTTTTACCAGGATATGATGATATCGTAACTATGagagaaaagataaataatGAAGAAAAGGAAATGAATAAGGGTTTACGCTATAATTTGTATGTACTTCATTCAAATATGCAAACATGTGATCAAAAGAAAGTATTTAAGCCAAGTCCCGTGGGATCTCGGAAAATCATTCTTTCAACAAATATCGCTGAAACAAGTATCACAATTGATGATGTCGTATATGTTATTGATTCAGGAAAAGTTAAAGAAAAATCGTTTGATGCATTATCGGGAGTGTGTACACTTAAATCCAATTGGATTTCCCAAGCTTGTGCAAAACAACGTAAAGGTAGAGCAGGGAGATGTAGAAAAGGGATTTGTTATCGGCTATTCTCGGCGGTTCGATATAATAGCATGGAGCTTTATCAAACTCCAGAAATCTTAAGATCACCACTACAAGAACTGTGTTTGTATACAAAACATTTAGCTCCAGGAAATACTCCTATTGCAGAATTTTTAGATCGAGCATTGGAACCACCTTCCAATGTAGTAACAAGAAATGCAGTTCAATTACTGAAAACTATCGACGCATTAGATCCGTGGGAAGATCTCACTGAATTAGGAAGTCATTTGCTTGATTTACCAATTGAACCAAGACTTGGAAAAATGTTATTGTATGCTGTGGTTTTAAAATGCTTAGATCCTGTCTTGACTATTGTATGTAGTTTAGCATACAA AGATCCCTTTATATTACCCCTGGAACCATCACAAAAGAGAGCTGCAACTGCGGCTCGTAAGAGATTTGCGACTAATACATATTCCGATCATATGGCAGTTTTGCGTGCTTTCCAAGGGTGGCAGAATGCACGTGCAAGCGGCAAAGAACGCACATTTTgcgaacaaaattttatttcagcTGCTGTGATGGAGATGGTAGTTGGAATGCGTACACAACTGCTTGGTCAGCTTCGTGCATCTGGATTTGTTAGAGCAAGAGGGCCAGGAGACATTAGAGACTTAAATTCTAATTCTGAGAATTGGGCCGTAGTGAAAGCAGCTCTGACTGCTGGTTTATATCCGAACCTAATAAGATTAGACAGAGAGCATTTGCAACTAAGAACACA GAAAGAAGTGAAAGTATCTTTCCATCCATCATCAACTTTAAGAGATTGTCCAAAATCACCAAGGATGACATCCACTCAAACATATGCAGCTAATGTAGAAGCTTTGCCCTGTGATTGGTTACTTTATGAAGAAATGAGTCGTACAGGACGATTTTGTCATGTTAAGATGGTTACGCTGATCAATCCATTAACAGTAGCTTTGTTCTGTGGACCAGCAAGATTGTCCGTAGACGTAATTTATGAAGCTGAGT ctgTACCAGAGAGTGAGTCAGATTCTGAAGTTGATGAAAGTAATGAAGGAACGATTTTTAAACTCGACGACTGGGTAGTATTTAAACTCGACCCAGAAACTGCTAGATTCTTTTTACATTTAAGACAAAAATGGAATGCCTTGTTCTTGAGACGTATGAAAACGCCGAATAAAGCAATGTCGCAACTTGACGAAAAGGTAGTGAGCACTTTAGTAAGTGTAATTACAAATGAAGAACAGACATGTGGATTACAACAACCATCTGGTATTGGTCAAAGACCACGACCTTTAATTGTTGATTATTATCCTGCCAATGTTAGGAGAACAGATGACTTTGTAGAg aggaatttttaa
- the LOC117166414 gene encoding 3'-5' RNA helicase YTHDC2 isoform X1 has translation MPRRNRTKKAPLIGEDTRIAVNLTLKKLLETHDQKELEFPSSYTAEERGYIHKLAHELGLKSKSRGKGTNRFLTVYKREGSTIVQADAVIKLQKASRQSIYNLLQAFPLNHKECQDLLPPIERERPPNTDVSVNTNTKAMGRLNNSVPQIPQLKTNFDVLNYRKALPIFSFREDILDALNTNQVVIIGGETGSGKTTQVPQFILEHCQQRQQPCRIICTQPRRLSAVSVAERVAFERDEKIGQTFGYQIRLESRVAPKTLLTYCTNGVLLRTLMAGDSALSTVTHVIMDEVHERDRFCDFLLIALKDAIQKHKSLKLVLMSATLDVNIFVKYFNKCAVVNVLGRSYDVDTYFLEDVLKMTGYMTKEMLSKRKEFMNKKDQHKVLETWTQYKPQQSGSNTMNERCILPAPILAQQNEPVPEKIKLEPWLAEEMDKSISEAWLRGGEDNFAQLLYFILSENVSVDYQHSTTFVTPLMIAAGKGCINTTEQLLNLGANLNLRAANEWTALDWAKNMNQAECAELIEAYMKTYDCTLQDETKVHAKDVSLSEEDKFLLDVYQHTFDDDKINYDLLFQLILHIHLKMPPGSLLVFLPGYDDIVTMREKINNEEKEMNKGLRYNLYVLHSNMQTCDQKKVFKPSPVGSRKIILSTNIAETSITIDDVVYVIDSGKVKEKSFDALSGVCTLKSNWISQACAKQRKGRAGRCRKGICYRLFSAVRYNSMELYQTPEILRSPLQELCLYTKHLAPGNTPIAEFLDRALEPPSNVVTRNAVQLLKTIDALDPWEDLTELGSHLLDLPIEPRLGKMLLYAVVLKCLDPVLTIVCSLAYKDPFILPLEPSQKRAATAARKRFATNTYSDHMAVLRAFQGWQNARASGKERTFCEQNFISAAVMEMVVGMRTQLLGQLRASGFVRARGPGDIRDLNSNSENWAVVKAALTAGLYPNLIRLDREHLQLRTQKEVKVSFHPSSTLRDCPKSPRMTSTQTYAANVEALPCDWLLYEEMSRTGRFCHVKMVTLINPLTVALFCGPARLSVDVIYEAESVPESESDSEVDESNEGTIFKLDDWVVFKLDPETARFFLHLRQKWNALFLRRMKTPNKAMSQLDEKVVSTLVSVITNEEQTCGLQQPSGIGQRPRPLIVDYYPANVRRTDDFVERNF, from the exons atgCCACGCAGAAACCGCACTAAGAAAGCCCCTCTTATTGGGGAGGATACTAGAATTGCAGTAAATTTAACGCTTAAAAAGTTATTGGAAACTCATGATCAAAAAGAATTAGAATTTCCATCTTCGTATACTGCGGAAGAAAGAGGCTATATTCATAAATTAGCGCATGAACTTGGATTAAAATCTAAAAGTAGAGG TAAAGGTACAAATCGCTTTTTAACTGTGTACAAAAGAGAAGGATCAACAATAGTTCAAGCTGATGctgtaataaaattacaaaaagcTTCAAGACAaagtatatataatttattacaggCTTTCCCACTAAACCATAAAGAATGTCAGGATTTGTTACCACCGATTGAACGAGAACGGCCTCCTAATACAGATG TTTCagtaaatacaaatacaaaagcAATGGGTCGATTAAATAACAGCGTGCCTCAAATACCACAATTGAAAACtaattttgatgtattaaattATCGTAAAGCACTCCCAATATTTAGTTTCCGGGAAGACATTCTTGATGCATTAAATACTAATCAGGTAGTCATAATAGGAGGGGAAACAGGTAGTGGTAAAACTACCCAAGTTCCTCAATTTATTCTTGAACATTGCCAACAAAGGCAACAACCTTGTAGAATTATTTGCACTCAACCAAGGAGATTATCAGCTGTTTCAGTGGCTGAAAGAGTAGCATTTGAAAGAGATGAAAAAATTGGACAAACGTTCGGTTATCAAATAAGGCTTGAAAGTAGAGTTGCCCCAAAAACTCTTTTAACATACTGTACAAATGGTGTTCTCCTTAGAACTCTTATGGCAGGAGATTCTGCTTTAAGTACTGTCACACATGTTATCATGGATGAAGTTCACGAACGCGATAGGTTTTGCGATTTTCTTTTAATAGCATTAAAAGATGCAATACAAAAACATAAATCTCTTAAACTTGTGCTTATGAGCGCCACATTGGATGTTAAcatttttgttaaatattttaacaaatgtGCTGTTGTAAATGTCTTGGGAAGATCATATGATGTCGATACGTATTTTCTCGAAGATGTTCTAAAAATGACGGGTTATATGACGAAAGAAATGCTTTCAAAGAGAAAAGAGTTTATGAATAAAAAAGATCAACATAAAGTGTTGGAAACTTGGACTCAATATAAACCTCAACAATCAGGATCAAATACTATGAATGAAAGATGTATATTGCCTGCTCCAATTTTAGCACAACAGAATGAGCCAGTtcctgaaaaaataaaattagaacCATGGCTAGCCGAAGAAATGGATAAAAGCATTTCTGAAGCATGGTTACGCGGAGGCGAAGATAATTTTGCAcaacttttatatttcatactttCCGAAAATGTTTCGGTAGATTATCAACATTCCACGACATTCGTAACTCCGCTTATGATTGCCGCAGGAAAAGGATGTATAAATACCACAGAACAGCTTTTAAATTTAGGTGCAAATTTAAACCTACGAGCAGCCAATGAATGGACTGCATTAGATTGGGCAAAGAATATGAATCAAGCTGAATGTGCCGAGTTAATAGAAGCATATATGAAAACTTATGATTGTACACTACAGGATGAAACAAAAGTACATGCTAAAGATGTTTCGCTTTCGGAagaagataaatttttattagatGTATATCAACATACATTTGATGATGATAAAATCAATTATGATCTCCTCTTTCAATTAATTTTGCACATCCACTTAAAGATGCCTCCTGGTTCTCTTTTAGTATTTTTACCAGGATATGATGATATCGTAACTATGagagaaaagataaataatGAAGAAAAGGAAATGAATAAGGGTTTACGCTATAATTTGTATGTACTTCATTCAAATATGCAAACATGTGATCAAAAGAAAGTATTTAAGCCAAGTCCCGTGGGATCTCGGAAAATCATTCTTTCAACAAATATCGCTGAAACAAGTATCACAATTGATGATGTCGTATATGTTATTGATTCAGGAAAAGTTAAAGAAAAATCGTTTGATGCATTATCGGGAGTGTGTACACTTAAATCCAATTGGATTTCCCAAGCTTGTGCAAAACAACGTAAAGGTAGAGCAGGGAGATGTAGAAAAGGGATTTGTTATCGGCTATTCTCGGCGGTTCGATATAATAGCATGGAGCTTTATCAAACTCCAGAAATCTTAAGATCACCACTACAAGAACTGTGTTTGTATACAAAACATTTAGCTCCAGGAAATACTCCTATTGCAGAATTTTTAGATCGAGCATTGGAACCACCTTCCAATGTAGTAACAAGAAATGCAGTTCAATTACTGAAAACTATCGACGCATTAGATCCGTGGGAAGATCTCACTGAATTAGGAAGTCATTTGCTTGATTTACCAATTGAACCAAGACTTGGAAAAATGTTATTGTATGCTGTGGTTTTAAAATGCTTAGATCCTGTCTTGACTATTGTATGTAGTTTAGCATACAA AGATCCCTTTATATTACCCCTGGAACCATCACAAAAGAGAGCTGCAACTGCGGCTCGTAAGAGATTTGCGACTAATACATATTCCGATCATATGGCAGTTTTGCGTGCTTTCCAAGGGTGGCAGAATGCACGTGCAAGCGGCAAAGAACGCACATTTTgcgaacaaaattttatttcagcTGCTGTGATGGAGATGGTAGTTGGAATGCGTACACAACTGCTTGGTCAGCTTCGTGCATCTGGATTTGTTAGAGCAAGAGGGCCAGGAGACATTAGAGACTTAAATTCTAATTCTGAGAATTGGGCCGTAGTGAAAGCAGCTCTGACTGCTGGTTTATATCCGAACCTAATAAGATTAGACAGAGAGCATTTGCAACTAAGAACACA GAAAGAAGTGAAAGTATCTTTCCATCCATCATCAACTTTAAGAGATTGTCCAAAATCACCAAGGATGACATCCACTCAAACATATGCAGCTAATGTAGAAGCTTTGCCCTGTGATTGGTTACTTTATGAAGAAATGAGTCGTACAGGACGATTTTGTCATGTTAAGATGGTTACGCTGATCAATCCATTAACAGTAGCTTTGTTCTGTGGACCAGCAAGATTGTCCGTAGACGTAATTTATGAAGCTGAGT ctgTACCAGAGAGTGAGTCAGATTCTGAAGTTGATGAAAGTAATGAAGGAACGATTTTTAAACTCGACGACTGGGTAGTATTTAAACTCGACCCAGAAACTGCTAGATTCTTTTTACATTTAAGACAAAAATGGAATGCCTTGTTCTTGAGACGTATGAAAACGCCGAATAAAGCAATGTCGCAACTTGACGAAAAGGTAGTGAGCACTTTAGTAAGTGTAATTACAAATGAAGAACAGACATGTGGATTACAACAACCATCTGGTATTGGTCAAAGACCACGACCTTTAATTGTTGATTATTATCCTGCCAATGTTAGGAGAACAGATGACTTTGTAGAg aggaatttttaa